The nucleotide sequence GATCATATCCAACACCCTTAAAGTTTTAATTTCTTTCCAGCCACAGCCAGCCAGTCATTCCAACCAAATTAGCCGCTGAGTGAAAGGCATAGGCTAGAATCAAAGAACCACTGATGGCTCTGAAGTAGCCAGCTACAAGACCCATTAAGAATGCATCCAACACAATGAAAATCCTGAATCCTTTGGGAGCATCACGAAAAGCCAGTATGTGAACGAGACCAAAGATAATCGCTGTGAAAACTATCGCAACCCAGAAACTCGTATGGCAAAGGAGATAACCTTCAATGAGACCTCTGTAAAGTGTCTCTTCGCCGAGAGGTGCGAGGACAAGCATTAAAATGGCAATCTTAAACGTACTGTCTGGTAAAAAGTCTGGTCTGTAGTTTTGAACCAGCTTGTAGGCTATTGGAGCTGTGATTGCAGATAAGAGCAGCCCGACAAAGAAGGCTTTTGGAACGTACATCAAGTTGAATCTGAAGCCGTATTCACTCAAGTTTCCAATGAGGGAAATCACAGCTACTGATAGCAGGAAAAAGCTCGCCTGTGTTACCACTCCGATTATAAACGGATCATCTTTTTTCTTTGAGACTTCTCCAGCTATTATGAAGCTTGGGATTAAAACAAAAAGCCAGAGGGCGAGAGCTGTAATCAGCTCAAGCATTTCCATTACCTCTCGAAATTTATTTCAATAAGCTTTCCACCAGTCATTTCAAGAATTTTGTTTTCAAGATCTTCGAGGGCCATATTCTCAAGCTCTAGTTTAGCTGAAATCTTCATGATGTACTCTTCCTCACGCTTATCACAGCTCCCCTCGAATGGTTTTGTAACAATGATCTTCTTTAATTTGCCAGTTTTGTCATCAACTTCTCCAATTAGAATCCAGCATAACGACTGCCTTTCAGTGCTCATGCACTCGAGTTCGGCATTTAACCAAATGTTGTTTTTAAGAGTTAACACCAACAGCTCTCCACAGGATTCCCTTGTTGTGCTTATATTGAAGTTCAGCATTTTTTCGATTTCTTTGCTAAGATTCCTATAGTAGTATCTCAAAACAGTCATCTGAACCATTGAATCAGAAATTCCAAGAACTTTATGGCATGTATGATTAACGCGGTACTCAATCCAAAAATTCCTGAGCTTCGTTAAATTATTGCGGTAATACGCCTGAAGTTTTATATACACGATGTCTTTATCCTTTGGTTTCACATAGTCTTTATGCCATACCCAGAAAATCCTTGTTTTGACATCATAGTTTGCGTCTAAGTTCCAAGCTGAAATGGACTCAACAGTTATAAAAGCATTTTTGCTTCTCAATTTTTCAAAGAGTTCTGTACTAGTTTGCTTAAAATAGTTAATAGCAGCATATACATCCATACCATATTCATCCCATAAAATCTCAGTAAACTGTTTCTGCTGGTTTTTGTAGTAAGAAATCTCCTGTTCAAGGCCTTGAATTTTGGAATACATTCCTATTGGGAGGATTAGTAGGATAAGCATGACAATCCCAGCTAGTACTATTTTGTATTCCCTGCTCATAGACCCACCATCAGTTTTAATGCTCCAAAGTTTATAAAATTACACATGCATGTGGTTATGCTTGCCTATTGAGCAAATTCTTTAAGAATTCTTACAACTTCATCTCTCAACCTCTTCGGCAGATACTCATCATTAAGATAGCTCTCAGCGTCTTTAAGCCTCTTTTTAATCCACTCAACATCTCCTTTTTTGAAAGCAAACTTAAGTTCCTCTTCGAGCGCTTTTAAATGGCACTCATAAACTGTTTTAGGGTTTGACTATAACATTTGACATTACTTCTAAGCCTTTCTTCTTGAGGCATTCAATTTCAACTAGTTCATGGAACAGCAGGTATTCATTTGACAAAATGTCCTCAGGTGTGTATTTATCGTCCTCATAGGTCTCTGCAGTTAAATATGTGTAAAGTTCTTCAAAGGAAACATTAAACTCCTTCCCAACCTTTTTTTGACAGTCTATTTATTCGTTTTTTGATTTTGGTTCCCATCATCAACAAATATTTTTAAGGCGCTGGATTTAAGCTTTTTTGATGATAAGAAGGGCAAGAATTGAAGATGAGGATATTTTAGAAGAAATACACGCTGGAGAACCTCCATGGGAGAACTTTGAAATTTACCTAAAAGCCATTAGGAACTCTGGTGGAGACATATTTCTTTACGAAGATAAAGGGGAAATTGAGCTTTTACCATTCAATGGGAAAGCTCACATCCATGTTCTCTGGGTTCAAGAGGGATATAGGGGCAAAGGTATCGGTTCAAAGCTTTTAGCATTCGCCGAGGAATGGGCAAAGAAACGAGGTCTGAAAGGACTAAGCGTCATTCCAGAAGACAAGAATGCCATGAGATTTTATGAGAAAAATGGATTTGAATTTAAAGACTGGCAAGTGAAGGTTATGAAGGATGTTGAAGGATGCGATGTAAAAGTAGAGTCCCATTATGACAATCCTCCAAAGTTTCCGAACATTTCAGCCGTTTATACTTCCGGTCTTTTCCTTTGGAACCTCCACAAAAAAGCTCCCCGAGTTAGATTTGGGGACTTTACAATGCTTCTTATTGATGAAGGAAGCTGTGTAAATGCTGTTATCTATGGGAAGAGGCTCAACAGAAGAATTGTAAAAGTTGCTGAGTGTCTTGCTGGAAAAATCAGGAAAAGAATGTTCCTTCAGGTTTGGATGAAAGATTGGAAGATTTTAGAGGAAGAAGGGTTTAAGAGAATCGGTAAAGTTGAGTGGATGAAGAAGATTTTCACTTAAGCGCATCTCTCAATTCTCTGCTCACTATATATTAAGATGAAAAAGCCTACTGCATTCAAAATACCTAATCCAAACACTCCAACAGCCAGCATTGAAACATCAACGCCATGTTCAATCAACCATGCAAAAGTCAGCTGTGATAAGGGAATTATAAGGGTAGACAAT is from Thermococcus paralvinellae and encodes:
- a CDS encoding CPBP family intramembrane glutamic endopeptidase, which translates into the protein MLELITALALWLFVLIPSFIIAGEVSKKKDDPFIIGVVTQASFFLLSVAVISLIGNLSEYGFRFNLMYVPKAFFVGLLLSAITAPIAYKLVQNYRPDFLPDSTFKIAILMLVLAPLGEETLYRGLIEGYLLCHTSFWVAIVFTAIIFGLVHILAFRDAPKGFRIFIVLDAFLMGLVAGYFRAISGSLILAYAFHSAANLVGMTGWLWLERN
- a CDS encoding GNAT family N-acetyltransferase — encoded protein: MIRRARIEDEDILEEIHAGEPPWENFEIYLKAIRNSGGDIFLYEDKGEIELLPFNGKAHIHVLWVQEGYRGKGIGSKLLAFAEEWAKKRGLKGLSVIPEDKNAMRFYEKNGFEFKDWQVKVMKDVEGCDVKVESHYDNPPKFPNISAVYTSGLFLWNLHKKAPRVRFGDFTMLLIDEGSCVNAVIYGKRLNRRIVKVAECLAGKIRKRMFLQVWMKDWKILEEEGFKRIGKVEWMKKIFT